From the genome of Triticum aestivum cultivar Chinese Spring chromosome 3B, IWGSC CS RefSeq v2.1, whole genome shotgun sequence, one region includes:
- the LOC123066126 gene encoding peroxidase 2-like has translation MAASSCFPLAARCSLLLTAALVLALSHGAHGYGDAGAGLSSSFYDDSCPGARDIVRRVIQNARTVDACIPASLIRLHFHDCFVQGCDGSLLLDNDLPAIMTEKEVPANDRSARGFKVVDSIKRALENACPGIVSCADILALASEISVELAGGPRWSVPLGRRDGTTTNIESANNLPSPFDSLETLQEKFRNLGLNDIDLVALQGAHTFGRAQCQFTQRNCSAGQDEETLVNLDRVTPDVFDNKYYGNLLRGHAPLPSDQVMLSDPVAATTTAPIVRRFSGSQMDFFKNFAASMVKMGNINPLTGRDGEIRNNCRRVNRKPY, from the coding sequence ATGGCGGCTTCCTCTTGCTTCCCGTTAGCTGCTCGCTGCAGCCTCTTGCTCACGGCAGCGCTAGTCCTAGCGCTAAGCCATGGAGCCCACGGTTATGGCGATGCCGGTGCCGGGTTGAGCTCGTCCTTCTACGACGACTCGTGCCCCGGTGCGCGCGACATTGTTCGGCGCGTCATCCAGAACGCCCGCACCGTCGACGCGTGCATCCCAGCCAGCCTCATCCGCCTTCACTTCCATGATTGCTTTGTTCAGGGTTGTGACGGCTCGCTTTTGCTGGACAACGACCTCCCAGCGATCATGACTGAGAAGGAGGTCCCTGCCAACGACAGGTCAGCACGCGGGTTCAAGGTGGTCGACAGCATCAAGCGTGCACTGGAGAACGCATGCCCTGGCATCGTGTCCTGCGCCGACATCCTCGCCCTCGCCTCCGAGATCTCCGTCGAGCTGGCTGGAGGGCCACGctggagtgtgccgcttggccGCCGTGATGGCACGACCACCAACATCGAGAGCGCCAACAATCTACCGAGCCCCTTCGACTCTCTAGAGACGCTCCAGGAGAAGTTCAGAAACTTGGGCCTCAACGACATTGACCTTGTCGCCCTCCAAGGAGCACACACCTTTGGGCGGGCGCAATGCCAGTTCACGCAGCGGAACTGCAGCGCCGGGCAGGACGAGGAGACGCTGGTGAACCTTGACAGAGTCACCCCTGACGTCTTTGACAACAAGTACTATGGCAACCTCTTGCGTGGCCATGCCCCTCTCCCTTCGGACCAGGTAATGTTGTCTGATCCCGTTGCCGCCACGACTACCGCGCCGATCGTTCGTAGGTTCTCCGGAAGCCAGATGGATTTCTTCAAGAATTTCGCGGCCTCCATGGTCAAAATGGGGAACATAAACCCGCTGACCGGAAGGGATGGGGAGATTAGGAACAACTGCCGGAGGGTGAACAGAAAACCCTATTGA